One stretch of Candidatus Dormiibacterota bacterium DNA includes these proteins:
- a CDS encoding MEDS domain-containing protein encodes MLSKLTELGIGGIVLAPGDHICAFYHGAAGRDELLIPYVAEGLRTGEKCLCFVDVADREQMLEHLRPHVAELDTCVTSEQLHVFDFQHTYLRDGRFSQEEMFHFLEQHVGAAVRDEGFPLARAAGEMTWALETCPGVEQLCAYEAKINLFAPLYPQILLCLYDLERFTGDVIVDVLKTHPKVLIGNMVIENPFYVAPDEFLARYRTGG; translated from the coding sequence ATGCTGAGCAAGCTGACCGAGCTGGGCATCGGCGGCATCGTCCTGGCTCCTGGCGACCACATCTGTGCCTTCTACCACGGGGCCGCGGGCCGCGACGAGCTGCTCATCCCCTACGTGGCCGAGGGGTTGCGCACCGGCGAGAAGTGCCTGTGCTTCGTGGATGTCGCCGACCGGGAGCAGATGCTGGAGCACCTCCGTCCCCACGTCGCCGAGCTCGACACCTGCGTCACCAGCGAGCAGCTCCACGTCTTCGACTTCCAGCACACCTATCTGCGCGATGGACGGTTCTCCCAGGAGGAGATGTTCCACTTCCTCGAGCAGCATGTCGGCGCCGCCGTGCGCGACGAGGGCTTCCCCCTCGCCCGGGCGGCGGGGGAGATGACCTGGGCTCTCGAGACCTGCCCGGGGGTGGAGCAGCTCTGCGCCTACGAGGCGAAGATCAACCTCTTCGCACCGCTGTACCCGCAGATCCTTCTCTGCCTCTACGACCTCGAGCGCTTCACCGGTGACGTCATCGTCGACGTCCTCAAGACCCACCCCAAGGTCCTGATCGGGAACATGGTGATCGAGAATCCCTTCTACGTCGCTCCGGACGAGTTCCTCGCCCGCTACCGGACGGGAGGGTGA